From Streptomyces sp. TLI_235, a single genomic window includes:
- a CDS encoding PadR family transcriptional regulator produces MTHTEGAGAPDGSVATQLRKGVLEYCVLALLRDGPRYGVELLQELGRFPTLATSQGTIYPLLSRLRRAGLADTFLRDSDSGPSRRYYTLTAAGRGALEEFTSLWPAFRTAVDHILDPGENP; encoded by the coding sequence ATGACACACACCGAGGGTGCCGGCGCGCCGGACGGATCGGTGGCCACCCAGCTGCGCAAGGGGGTGCTGGAGTACTGCGTGCTGGCGCTGCTGCGGGACGGCCCGCGCTACGGCGTGGAGCTGCTGCAGGAGCTCGGCCGGTTCCCGACGCTGGCGACCAGCCAGGGCACGATCTACCCCCTGCTGTCCCGCCTGCGCCGCGCCGGGCTCGCGGACACCTTCCTGCGCGACTCCGACAGCGGCCCGTCACGCCGCTACTACACCCTGACCGCCGCAGGCCGCGGCGCGCTGGAGGAGTTCACCTCGCTGTGGCCCGCCTTCCGCACGGCCGTCGACCACATCCTCGACCCCGGAGAGAACCCGTGA
- a CDS encoding carbohydrate ABC transporter substrate-binding protein (CUT1 family) has product MTRDRLLRRTVALAAAAGLALTAAACSSGSDTGNSGDSGKPAAGATLDPNTKVTISIDCQPPTTKPAERKQWSEDVAAFNKLYPNVTINAKDASPCEEPASFTAQLKGKTQPDVFYTYFTDLDQVLDADQAEDISQYVNARTVPALGDIDPSVMKTLTSEGKLYGLPTTNYKMGLLYNRKLFKQAGLDPEKPPTTWAEVREAAKKIAALGNGVNGYGDYSATNQGGWHFTAELYGLGGSMTTVDGKKAAFNTPEGKQVLQNLYDMRWTDNTMGATQSLKWPDLMTQMSTDKLGMYVGAPDDITYMVQTLKGTYEDYGMGPMPGGKGALLGGADYMFKKGSTPDQIKAGIAWVNFKWLSMGKGQFDYARTKADGLPVGLPQPFLFGGATLDADNKAKAASATVPVQNYAPYLATAVPGKTEPANAQQIYKVLDGAVSAVLTDKNANVDKLLSDAESQVNQVLANLQ; this is encoded by the coding sequence ATGACCAGAGACCGGCTCCTCCGCAGAACCGTCGCGCTCGCCGCCGCCGCGGGCCTCGCCCTCACCGCGGCCGCCTGCTCCTCCGGCTCCGACACCGGCAACTCCGGGGACTCCGGCAAGCCCGCGGCCGGCGCCACCCTCGACCCGAACACCAAGGTCACCATCAGCATCGACTGCCAGCCGCCGACCACCAAGCCGGCCGAGCGCAAGCAGTGGTCCGAGGACGTCGCGGCGTTCAACAAGCTCTACCCGAACGTCACCATCAACGCGAAGGACGCCTCCCCCTGCGAGGAGCCGGCCTCGTTCACCGCGCAGCTCAAGGGCAAGACCCAGCCGGACGTCTTCTACACGTACTTCACCGACCTGGACCAGGTGCTCGACGCCGACCAGGCCGAGGACATCTCGCAGTACGTCAACGCGCGGACGGTGCCCGCGCTGGGGGACATCGACCCGTCGGTCATGAAGACCCTGACCTCGGAGGGCAAGCTCTACGGCCTGCCCACCACCAACTACAAGATGGGCCTGCTGTACAACCGCAAGCTCTTCAAGCAGGCCGGCCTCGACCCCGAGAAGCCGCCGACGACCTGGGCCGAGGTCCGGGAGGCCGCCAAGAAGATCGCGGCGCTCGGCAACGGCGTCAACGGCTACGGCGACTACAGCGCCACCAACCAGGGCGGCTGGCACTTCACCGCCGAGCTCTACGGCCTCGGCGGCTCGATGACCACCGTGGACGGCAAGAAGGCCGCCTTCAACACGCCCGAGGGCAAGCAGGTCCTGCAGAACCTGTACGACATGCGGTGGACCGACAACACCATGGGCGCCACCCAGAGCCTCAAGTGGCCCGACCTGATGACCCAGATGTCGACCGACAAGCTGGGCATGTACGTCGGCGCGCCGGACGACATCACCTACATGGTGCAGACCCTCAAGGGCACCTACGAGGACTACGGCATGGGCCCGATGCCCGGCGGCAAGGGTGCCCTGCTCGGCGGTGCCGACTACATGTTCAAGAAGGGCTCCACCCCGGACCAGATCAAGGCCGGCATCGCCTGGGTCAACTTCAAGTGGCTGTCCATGGGCAAGGGCCAGTTCGACTACGCCCGCACCAAGGCCGACGGCCTGCCGGTCGGCCTGCCGCAGCCCTTCCTGTTCGGCGGCGCCACCCTGGACGCCGACAACAAGGCCAAGGCCGCCAGCGCCACCGTCCCGGTGCAGAACTACGCGCCGTACCTGGCCACCGCGGTGCCCGGCAAGACCGAGCCGGCCAACGCCCAGCAGATCTACAAGGTCCTCGACGGCGCCGTCTCCGCCGTCCTGACCGACAAGAACGCCAACGTCGACAAGCTGCTCTCGGACGCCGAGAGCCAGGTCAACCAGGTGCTGGCCAACCTCCAGTGA
- a CDS encoding alpha-glucosidase, which translates to MVQQPDRRDWWRDAAIYQVYPRSFADGNGDGTGDLAGIRARLPYLAELGFDAVWFNPWYPSPLKDGGYDVADYRAIDPVFGSLEEAEKLIAEARDLGIRTIVDIVPNHVSDRHPWFRAALAAGIGSPERELFHFTEGRGEHGELPPNDWKSEFGGCPWTRIEDGQWYLHLFATEQPDLNWAHPLVRREHEEILRFWFDRGAAGVRIDSAGLLTKEPGLPDFELGVDTHPFVDRDDLHEIYRAWRAIADSYEEPRVLIGEIWVPDTERFARYLRPDELHTAFNFDFLARPWEAAELRASIDGTLAAHAPVGAPATWVLANHDVTRTVTRYGREDTRFRFAAKRFGTPTDLDLGLRRARAAALLSLALPGSLYLYQGEELGLPEVEDLPLASLQDPMHVRSGGTDPGRDGCRVPIPWSGTLPPYGFASDGAEPWLPQPAGWGPLTVAAQTGDPDSMLELYRAALGIRRERIGGGFDWLPSAPEVLAFRRADGFGCLVNLGEQPVPLPGAARPVLASGPLTDGGVPSDTAVWWEFLDARL; encoded by the coding sequence GTGGTACAGCAGCCCGACCGCCGGGACTGGTGGCGTGACGCGGCGATCTACCAGGTCTACCCGCGCAGCTTCGCCGACGGCAACGGCGACGGCACCGGTGACCTGGCGGGCATCCGCGCCCGGCTCCCGTACCTCGCCGAACTCGGCTTCGACGCCGTCTGGTTCAACCCCTGGTACCCCTCCCCGCTGAAGGACGGCGGCTACGACGTCGCCGACTACCGGGCCATCGACCCGGTGTTCGGCTCCCTGGAGGAGGCCGAGAAGCTCATCGCGGAGGCCCGCGACCTCGGCATCCGCACCATCGTCGACATCGTGCCCAACCACGTGTCCGACCGGCACCCGTGGTTCCGTGCGGCGCTCGCGGCCGGCATCGGCAGCCCCGAGCGGGAGCTCTTCCACTTCACCGAGGGCCGCGGCGAGCACGGCGAACTGCCGCCCAACGACTGGAAGTCGGAGTTCGGCGGCTGCCCGTGGACGCGGATCGAGGACGGGCAGTGGTACCTTCACCTGTTCGCCACCGAGCAGCCCGACCTCAACTGGGCGCACCCGCTGGTGCGCCGGGAGCACGAGGAGATCCTGCGCTTCTGGTTCGACCGCGGCGCGGCCGGCGTGCGGATCGACTCGGCCGGCCTGCTGACCAAGGAGCCCGGCCTGCCCGACTTCGAACTCGGCGTCGACACCCACCCGTTCGTCGACCGCGACGACCTGCACGAGATCTACCGCGCCTGGCGGGCGATCGCGGACTCCTACGAGGAGCCGCGCGTGCTGATCGGCGAGATCTGGGTGCCGGACACCGAGCGGTTCGCCCGCTACCTGCGCCCGGACGAGCTGCACACCGCCTTCAACTTCGACTTCCTGGCCCGCCCGTGGGAGGCCGCCGAACTGCGCGCCTCGATCGACGGCACGCTCGCCGCGCACGCCCCGGTCGGGGCCCCGGCCACCTGGGTGCTCGCCAACCACGACGTGACCCGCACGGTCACCCGGTACGGCCGCGAGGACACCCGCTTCCGGTTCGCCGCCAAGCGCTTCGGCACCCCGACCGACCTGGACCTCGGCCTGCGCAGGGCCCGTGCCGCCGCCCTGCTCTCACTGGCCCTGCCCGGCTCGCTCTACCTCTATCAGGGCGAGGAGCTCGGCCTGCCCGAGGTGGAGGACCTGCCGCTCGCCAGCCTGCAGGACCCGATGCACGTCCGCTCCGGCGGCACCGACCCGGGCCGCGACGGCTGCCGCGTCCCGATCCCGTGGTCCGGCACCCTCCCGCCGTACGGCTTCGCGTCCGACGGCGCCGAGCCCTGGCTGCCGCAGCCGGCCGGCTGGGGCCCGCTCACCGTGGCGGCGCAGACCGGGGACCCGGACTCGATGCTGGAGCTCTACCGGGCCGCCCTGGGGATCCGCCGGGAGCGGATCGGCGGCGGCTTCGACTGGCTGCCGTCCGCCCCCGAGGTGCTGGCCTTCCGGCGGGCGGACGGCTTCGGCTGCCTGGTGAACCTCGGCGAGCAGCCGGTGCCGCTGCCCGGGGCGGCGCGTCCGGTGCTCGCCAGCGGCCCGCTCACGGACGGCGGAGTGCCGTCCGACACCGCGGTGTGGTGGGAGTTCCTGGACGCTCGTCTATGA
- a CDS encoding CARDB protein gives MRSKRTLPRPIAATVATGLLLMVIGPVVPAHAAGGPNLAAGKTVTASSSTGVQVVGNVNDGSQDSYWESTNNALPQWVQVDLGSPTAIDQVVLKVPASWGTRDETLTLLGSTDGANFSTILGSAAQSFDPGSGNTLRLNFASTTTRFVRVSVTANSGWPAAQISELEVYGSTSASGNLVRSVSASSSNAPYSANNAADGNTGTYWESANSAFPQWYQADLGSAVPVNKVVLRLPSGWESRSETLKVQGSTDGTNFTDLVASAAYTFNPATGNSATINLGTSTARYVRLSFTANSAWPAAQLSEFEVYGPSTGDTQAPGAPGGLAYTQAASGQIKLTWNAATDNVGVTGYDVYANGELLTSVAGNVLTYTDSRADSETVSYYVKAKDAAGNQSAAGNTVIRTGQSGDTQAPSAPGGLAYTQPASGQIKLTWTAAGDNVGVTGYDVYANGSLRAGVGGSVLTYTDSQPDTATVSYYVKAKDAAGNQSDSSNTVIRTGQPGGNGTNLAAGKPITANSSVYTFVAANANDNDVTSYWEGAGGSYPNTLTVALGSNADTQQVVLKLNPAAVWGARTQTVEVLGREQSSSTFTTLVAAKPYGFDPASGNTVTIPVTARVADVQLKITGNTGSSAGQVAEFQVVGVPAPNPDLTVTGTTVAPANPVETDALTFATTVKNQGSAAAAATSVNLYLGSTKVGTAQVGALAAGASSTVSVSVPAQNAGSYQLSAKVDEANAVIEQDETNNTWTAADNLVVNQVAGSDLIASPVSWSPSNPAAGNTVDFSVAIKNQGTSAAASGAHGVTLTVLDAQGNTVKTLTGSHSGAIAPGATTSPVSLGSWTAVNGKYTVRTVIAADANELPVKQANNTGSQGLYIGRGANMPFDTYEAEDGVLAGGATVVGPNRTIGDLAGEASGRKAVTLSSTGSSVEFTTKAATNTLVTRFSIPDSASGDGTNATLNVYVDGTFLKAIDLTSKYAWLYGSETAPGNSPGSGGQRHVYDEANLLLGTTVPAGHTIKLQKDTANTSQYAIDFVSLEQATQIANPDPAKYVVPAGFTHQDVQNALDKVRMDTTGTYVGLYLPAGNYETANKFQVYGKAVKVVGAGPWYTRFYAPSAQSNTDVGFRAEATANGSTFSGFAYFGNYTSRIDGPGKVFDFSNVANITIDNIWTEHMVCMYWGANTDGMRITNSRIRDTFADGINMTNGSTDNLISNNEARATGDDSFALFSAIDAGGADEKNNVFENLTTILTWRAAGIAVYGGYANTFRNIYIADTLCYSGVTISSLDFGYPMNGFGASPTTNLQNMTIVRSGGHFWGQQVFPAIWVFSASKVFQGIRVSDVDIADPTYSGIMFQTKYTGSQPENPVKDTVFTNISITGAKRSGDAFDAKSGYGIWANEMPEAGQGPAVGEAVFNNLTMSGNFKDIQNTTSTFKITANP, from the coding sequence ATGAGATCCAAGCGCACACTGCCGCGGCCGATCGCCGCGACGGTCGCGACCGGACTGCTGCTGATGGTCATCGGGCCGGTCGTACCGGCCCATGCCGCCGGCGGTCCGAACCTCGCGGCCGGCAAGACCGTGACCGCGAGCAGCTCCACCGGTGTCCAGGTGGTCGGCAACGTCAACGACGGCAGCCAGGACAGCTACTGGGAGTCGACCAACAACGCGCTGCCGCAGTGGGTCCAGGTCGACCTCGGCAGCCCCACCGCCATCGACCAGGTGGTGCTGAAGGTGCCCGCGAGCTGGGGCACCCGGGACGAGACCCTGACCCTGCTGGGTTCCACCGACGGGGCGAACTTCTCCACCATCCTCGGCTCCGCCGCCCAGTCCTTTGACCCGGGCAGCGGCAACACCCTCCGGCTCAACTTCGCCTCCACCACGACCCGTTTCGTCCGGGTCAGCGTCACCGCCAACAGCGGCTGGCCGGCCGCCCAGATCTCCGAGCTGGAGGTGTACGGCTCCACCAGCGCCTCCGGCAACCTCGTCCGCTCGGTCAGCGCCAGCAGCTCCAACGCTCCGTACTCGGCGAACAACGCGGCCGACGGCAACACCGGCACCTACTGGGAGAGCGCCAACAGCGCCTTCCCGCAGTGGTACCAGGCCGACCTCGGCTCGGCCGTGCCCGTCAACAAGGTGGTGCTGCGCCTGCCGTCCGGCTGGGAGAGCCGCAGCGAGACCCTGAAGGTCCAGGGCTCCACCGACGGCACCAACTTCACCGACCTGGTCGCCTCCGCCGCGTACACCTTCAACCCGGCCACGGGGAACAGCGCGACGATCAACCTCGGCACGAGCACCGCCCGGTACGTGCGGCTCTCGTTCACCGCCAACAGCGCCTGGCCGGCCGCCCAGCTCTCCGAGTTCGAGGTGTACGGCCCGAGCACCGGCGACACCCAGGCGCCCGGTGCGCCCGGCGGCCTGGCGTACACCCAGGCCGCCTCCGGCCAGATCAAGCTGACCTGGAACGCGGCCACCGACAACGTCGGCGTCACCGGCTACGACGTCTACGCCAACGGCGAGTTGCTGACCAGTGTGGCCGGCAACGTGCTGACCTACACCGACAGCCGGGCGGACAGCGAGACCGTCTCCTACTACGTCAAGGCGAAGGACGCGGCCGGCAACCAGTCGGCGGCCGGCAACACCGTCATCCGCACCGGCCAGAGCGGCGACACGCAGGCGCCCAGCGCGCCCGGCGGCCTGGCCTACACCCAGCCCGCCTCCGGCCAGATCAAGCTGACCTGGACGGCGGCCGGCGACAACGTCGGCGTCACCGGCTACGACGTCTACGCCAACGGCTCGCTCCGGGCCGGCGTCGGCGGCTCGGTGCTGACCTACACCGACAGCCAGCCGGACACCGCGACCGTCTCGTACTACGTCAAGGCGAAGGACGCGGCGGGCAACCAGTCCGACTCCAGCAACACGGTGATCCGCACCGGCCAGCCCGGCGGCAACGGCACCAACCTGGCTGCGGGCAAGCCGATCACGGCCAACTCCTCCGTCTACACCTTCGTGGCGGCCAACGCCAACGACAACGACGTGACCAGCTACTGGGAGGGCGCGGGCGGCAGCTACCCCAACACCCTCACCGTGGCGCTGGGTTCGAACGCCGACACCCAGCAGGTGGTGCTCAAGCTCAACCCGGCCGCCGTCTGGGGCGCCCGCACCCAGACCGTCGAGGTGCTGGGCCGCGAGCAGAGCAGCTCCACCTTCACCACCCTGGTCGCCGCCAAGCCGTACGGCTTCGACCCGGCCTCGGGCAACACGGTGACCATCCCCGTCACCGCGCGGGTCGCCGACGTCCAGCTGAAGATCACCGGCAACACCGGCTCCAGCGCGGGCCAGGTCGCCGAGTTCCAGGTGGTCGGTGTGCCGGCCCCCAACCCGGACCTGACCGTCACCGGCACCACCGTCGCCCCGGCCAACCCGGTGGAGACCGACGCCCTGACCTTCGCCACCACGGTGAAGAACCAGGGCAGCGCGGCCGCCGCGGCCACCTCGGTCAACCTGTACCTGGGCTCCACCAAGGTCGGCACCGCCCAGGTCGGCGCGCTCGCCGCGGGCGCCTCCAGCACCGTCAGCGTGAGCGTCCCGGCGCAGAACGCGGGCAGCTACCAGCTCTCCGCCAAGGTCGACGAGGCCAACGCCGTCATCGAGCAGGACGAGACCAACAACACCTGGACGGCCGCGGACAACCTGGTCGTCAACCAGGTCGCCGGCTCCGACCTGATCGCCTCCCCGGTCTCCTGGTCGCCGTCCAACCCGGCCGCCGGCAACACGGTCGACTTCTCGGTGGCGATCAAGAACCAGGGCACCTCGGCCGCCGCCTCCGGCGCGCACGGCGTCACCCTGACCGTGCTCGACGCCCAGGGCAACACGGTCAAGACGCTGACCGGCTCCCACAGCGGCGCGATCGCCCCCGGCGCCACCACCTCCCCGGTCTCGCTGGGCAGTTGGACGGCCGTCAACGGCAAGTACACGGTGCGGACGGTCATCGCCGCCGACGCCAACGAGCTGCCGGTCAAGCAGGCCAACAACACCGGCAGCCAGGGCCTGTACATCGGCCGCGGTGCCAACATGCCGTTCGACACCTACGAGGCCGAGGACGGCGTGCTCGCCGGCGGGGCGACCGTGGTCGGCCCGAACCGCACCATCGGCGACCTGGCCGGCGAGGCCTCCGGCCGCAAGGCCGTGACGCTCAGCTCGACCGGCTCCTCGGTGGAGTTCACCACCAAGGCGGCCACCAACACGCTGGTCACCCGGTTCTCCATCCCGGACAGCGCGAGCGGCGACGGCACCAACGCCACCCTGAACGTCTACGTCGACGGCACCTTCCTCAAGGCGATCGACCTGACCTCCAAGTACGCCTGGCTGTACGGCAGCGAGACGGCGCCCGGCAACTCGCCCGGCTCCGGCGGCCAGCGGCACGTCTACGACGAGGCCAACCTGCTGCTCGGCACCACCGTGCCGGCCGGCCACACGATCAAGCTGCAGAAGGACACCGCCAACACCAGCCAGTACGCGATCGACTTCGTGAGCCTGGAGCAGGCCACCCAGATCGCCAACCCGGACCCGGCGAAGTACGTCGTCCCGGCCGGCTTCACCCACCAGGACGTGCAGAACGCCCTGGACAAGGTCCGGATGGACACCACCGGCACCTACGTCGGCCTCTACCTGCCCGCGGGCAACTACGAGACCGCGAACAAGTTCCAGGTCTACGGCAAGGCCGTGAAGGTGGTCGGTGCCGGCCCCTGGTACACCCGGTTCTACGCGCCGTCGGCCCAGAGCAACACCGACGTCGGTTTCCGCGCCGAGGCCACCGCGAACGGCTCGACCTTCTCGGGCTTCGCCTACTTCGGCAACTACACCTCGCGGATCGACGGCCCCGGCAAGGTCTTCGACTTCTCCAACGTCGCGAACATCACGATCGACAACATCTGGACCGAGCACATGGTCTGCATGTACTGGGGTGCCAACACCGACGGCATGCGGATCACCAACTCGCGGATCCGCGACACCTTCGCCGACGGCATCAACATGACCAACGGCTCCACCGACAACCTCATCTCGAACAACGAGGCGCGGGCCACCGGTGACGACTCCTTCGCGCTGTTCTCCGCCATCGACGCCGGCGGCGCCGACGAGAAGAACAACGTCTTCGAGAACCTCACCACCATCCTGACCTGGCGCGCGGCGGGCATCGCGGTGTACGGCGGCTACGCCAACACCTTCCGCAACATCTACATCGCGGACACCCTCTGCTACTCCGGTGTCACCATCTCGTCGCTGGACTTCGGCTACCCGATGAACGGCTTCGGCGCCTCGCCCACGACGAACCTGCAGAACATGACGATCGTCCGGTCCGGCGGCCACTTCTGGGGCCAGCAGGTCTTCCCGGCGATCTGGGTCTTCTCGGCCTCCAAGGTCTTCCAGGGCATCCGCGTGAGCGACGTCGACATCGCCGACCCGACCTACAGCGGCATCATGTTCCAGACCAAGTACACCGGAAGCCAGCCGGAGAACCCGGTGAAGGACACCGTCTTCACCAACATCTCGATCACCGGCGCCAAGAGGAGCGGCGACGCCTTCGACGCCAAGTCCGGCTACGGCATCTGGGCAAACGAGATGCCGGAGGCGGGCCAGGGCCCGGCGGTGGGTGAGGCGGTCTTCAACAACCTCACCATGAGCGGCAACTTCAAGGACATCCAGAACACCACGTCCACGTTCAAGATCACTGCCAACCCGTAA
- a CDS encoding carbohydrate ABC transporter membrane protein 1 (CUT1 family), producing the protein MAAISVSARRKTEPPAQANPPQGRAALRQRLRRHLTGHGFLLGALLCFAYFSWYPMVREVIMSFQKTKRGRTTWVGTENLDRIFADPDFWHAWRNTVLFTVLALVLGFAVPFVVAVLLNELRHARAYLRVLVYLPVMLPPVASVLLFKYFYDPGYGLFNAILKSLHLPTSAWLNSPTTSMLSVVIAATWMNMGGATLIYLAALQGIPGELYEAAELDGAGLLRRIWHVTIPQTRLILSLLLLLQIVATMQVFVEPYLLTGGNGPQNSTLTVVNLIYQYAFSFNNYGSASALGLVMLLVLAGFSALYVRLSRTND; encoded by the coding sequence ATGGCAGCGATCAGCGTCTCCGCCCGCCGGAAGACCGAGCCGCCGGCGCAGGCCAACCCCCCGCAGGGCCGCGCCGCCCTCCGTCAGCGCCTCCGCAGGCACCTCACCGGCCATGGCTTCCTGCTCGGTGCCCTGCTCTGCTTCGCGTACTTCTCGTGGTACCCGATGGTCCGCGAAGTGATCATGAGCTTCCAGAAGACCAAGCGTGGCAGGACGACCTGGGTCGGCACGGAGAACCTGGACCGCATCTTCGCGGACCCGGACTTCTGGCACGCCTGGCGCAACACCGTGCTGTTCACCGTGCTCGCGCTGGTGCTCGGCTTCGCGGTGCCCTTCGTGGTCGCGGTGCTGCTCAACGAGCTGCGGCACGCCAGGGCCTACCTCCGCGTCCTGGTCTACCTGCCGGTGATGCTCCCGCCGGTCGCCTCGGTGCTGCTCTTCAAGTACTTCTACGACCCGGGCTACGGCCTGTTCAACGCGATCCTCAAGTCGCTCCACCTGCCGACCTCGGCCTGGCTCAACTCGCCCACCACGTCCATGCTCTCCGTGGTCATCGCGGCGACCTGGATGAACATGGGCGGCGCCACCCTGATCTACCTGGCCGCCCTGCAGGGCATCCCGGGCGAGCTGTACGAGGCGGCCGAACTCGACGGTGCCGGCCTGCTGCGCCGGATCTGGCACGTCACCATCCCGCAGACCCGGCTGATCCTCTCGCTGCTCCTGCTGCTGCAGATCGTCGCCACCATGCAGGTGTTCGTCGAGCCCTACCTGCTGACCGGCGGCAACGGCCCGCAGAACTCGACGCTGACCGTCGTCAACCTCATCTACCAATACGCCTTCAGCTTCAACAACTACGGCAGCGCCTCGGCGCTCGGCCTGGTCATGCTGCTCGTACTCGCCGGCTTCTCCGCGCTCTACGTGCGCCTGAGCCGCACCAATGACTAG
- a CDS encoding TetR family transcriptional regulator, whose translation MNDPRAERTRAALRGALLAECGERPLSELSVSAVVRRAGLGRATFYLHYEDLRALAVDACGEVVERAVDALHDWRGPVDPMAPPAALIAFLADAAGHAALYRALLDPGGGGPLGDLMHLRLRERSRTERERAGAPHADTVASAVAAAFTGLLADWLHGLITADPPAFAGRVWRLLIALHRTPLDG comes from the coding sequence ATGAACGATCCCCGCGCCGAACGCACCAGGGCCGCGCTGCGCGGCGCACTGCTCGCCGAGTGCGGGGAGCGGCCGCTCTCGGAGCTGAGCGTGTCGGCCGTGGTCCGCCGTGCGGGCCTCGGCCGGGCGACCTTCTACCTCCACTACGAGGACCTGCGGGCGCTCGCCGTCGACGCCTGCGGGGAGGTGGTCGAGCGGGCCGTCGACGCGCTGCACGACTGGCGCGGCCCGGTCGACCCGATGGCGCCGCCCGCGGCACTCATCGCCTTCCTGGCGGACGCCGCCGGGCACGCCGCGCTCTACCGGGCCCTGCTCGACCCGGGCGGCGGCGGCCCGCTCGGCGACCTCATGCATCTGCGGCTGCGCGAGCGCAGCCGCACCGAGCGCGAACGGGCCGGCGCCCCGCACGCCGACACGGTGGCCTCCGCCGTCGCCGCCGCCTTCACCGGCCTGCTGGCCGACTGGCTGCACGGCCTGATCACCGCAGACCCGCCCGCGTTCGCCGGCCGGGTGTGGCGGCTGCTGATCGCCCTGCACAGGACGCCGCTGGACGGATAG
- a CDS encoding carbohydrate ABC transporter membrane protein 2 (CUT1 family), whose amino-acid sequence MADTSTRTLISETQLNRPLGKAVYRTVLVLVVTGFTLVFLGPLYWLVTGGLKSTQEVIQNPPTFFPQQIHTDTYTEAWSKLNMGRLLFNTLYYAFGALAFQLVFDVAAAYALSKLRPILGNVILGMMLATLMIPSTVLIVPQYLTVLDLPLLHLNLVNTPWAIWLPTVANAFNIFLLKRFFDSVPEELLAAAAIDGATPLRALWSIVLPTSRPILGVVSIFAVVNVWKDFLWPLLVQPDPKNQPLNIGINSLSIGVPQNVVIAALAIASVPTIVFFLIFQRNIMAGLTSGGLKG is encoded by the coding sequence ATGGCAGACACCTCGACCCGTACCCTGATCTCCGAGACGCAGCTGAACCGCCCGCTCGGCAAGGCGGTCTACCGGACCGTCCTCGTCCTGGTGGTGACCGGCTTCACCCTGGTCTTCCTCGGCCCGCTGTACTGGCTGGTGACCGGCGGTCTGAAGTCCACCCAGGAGGTCATCCAGAACCCGCCGACGTTCTTCCCGCAGCAGATCCACACCGACACGTACACCGAGGCATGGTCCAAGCTCAACATGGGCCGGCTGCTGTTCAACACGCTGTACTACGCCTTCGGCGCGCTCGCCTTCCAGCTGGTCTTCGACGTGGCCGCGGCCTACGCGCTCTCCAAGCTGCGGCCGATCCTCGGCAACGTGATCCTGGGCATGATGCTGGCGACGCTGATGATCCCGTCCACCGTGCTGATCGTCCCGCAGTACCTCACGGTGCTGGACCTGCCGCTGCTGCACCTCAACCTGGTCAACACCCCGTGGGCGATCTGGCTGCCCACCGTCGCCAACGCCTTCAACATCTTCCTGCTGAAGCGCTTCTTCGACTCGGTGCCGGAGGAACTGCTGGCCGCCGCCGCCATCGACGGGGCGACCCCGCTGCGGGCGCTCTGGTCGATCGTGCTGCCGACGTCCCGGCCGATTCTCGGCGTCGTCTCCATCTTCGCCGTGGTGAACGTCTGGAAGGACTTCCTGTGGCCGCTGCTGGTGCAGCCGGACCCGAAGAACCAGCCACTCAACATCGGCATCAACTCGCTCTCCATCGGCGTGCCGCAGAACGTGGTGATCGCCGCCCTGGCCATCGCCTCGGTGCCGACGATCGTGTTCTTCCTGATCTTCCAGCGCAACATCATGGCCGGCCTGACCTCGGGCGGGCTCAAGGGCTGA
- a CDS encoding putative membrane protein has protein sequence MHTVANVLVGLVAALHAYFLVLEMFLWERPPGRKLSGFDAALARATAPLAANQGLYNGFLAAGLVWGLIAADPVGHDAQVFFLSCVVVAGLYGAATANRRILLAQALPGAVALAAVLAAG, from the coding sequence ATGCATACGGTGGCGAACGTCCTGGTCGGCCTGGTGGCCGCGCTGCACGCGTACTTCCTGGTTCTGGAGATGTTCCTCTGGGAGCGACCCCCGGGGCGGAAGCTCTCCGGCTTCGACGCCGCCCTCGCGAGGGCCACCGCGCCGCTCGCCGCCAACCAGGGCCTCTACAACGGCTTCCTGGCGGCCGGCCTGGTCTGGGGCCTGATCGCCGCCGACCCCGTGGGCCACGACGCCCAGGTCTTCTTCCTGAGCTGCGTCGTGGTGGCCGGCCTGTACGGCGCCGCCACCGCGAACCGGCGGATCCTGCTCGCCCAGGCCCTGCCCGGCGCCGTCGCCCTCGCCGCCGTGCTGGCCGCCGGATGA